The proteins below come from a single Triticum aestivum cultivar Chinese Spring chromosome 5D, IWGSC CS RefSeq v2.1, whole genome shotgun sequence genomic window:
- the LOC123123927 gene encoding receptor-like protein EIX2: MSLPFHSLFVSLRWWIGIPKYVKDNQFYGRFTDGIGNMTSIVTLDLSGNNLVGMIPSNLENLCSLEEFLVGENNINGRITELFQRLPSCSWDRLTHISLPVSNLTGSLPTKLEPLSNLISLDLSFNDLTGPLPLWIGDLAKLIDLDLSYNNLSGLIHEGHIPEELTKLVNLQYMDLAYNNLTGNIPKWIGNCKGMILTRDKGYEYSAIHFALFYEGLLSLDFTYTENSAVVTKGQERLYTGEVVYMVNLDLSCNNLIGDIPEEISALVKLKNLNLSWNTFNGKIPENIGVLTQVESLDLSHNELSGEIPPSLLALTSLSRLNLSYNNLKGEVPSGNQLQTLEDPEYIYIGNPGLCGPSLPQKCSQLEPIPATQEHHEDLNDVASFFIAMGSGHVMGVWVVFCTFLFKRKWRVKWYSVCDKFYDWVYVLVVVTWASWTRETIAEAESGN, from the exons atgagcttgcccttccattctctgtttgtcagcctacGATGGTGGATTGGTATTCCTAAGTAtgtgaaag ATAATCAATTCTATGGCCGATTCACGGATGGGATAGGTAATATGACCTCGATAGTAACGCTTGATTTATCAGGGAATAACCTTGTGGGCATGATACCATCAAACCTGGAGAACCTATGTAGCTTGGAAGAATTCCTTGTAGGCGAAAATAACATCAACGGAAGGATAACAGAATTATTCCAACGCTTGCCTAGTTGTTCATGGGATAGGTTGACACACATATCTCTGCCTGTGAGCAATTTGACAGGAAGCCTACCAACCAAACTAGAACCGTTAAGCAATCTGATCAGCCTCGATCTCAGCTTTAACGATCTCACCGGTCCTTTGCCACTATGGATAGGAGATCTCGCAAAGCTAATTGATCTGGACCTGAGCTATAATAACCTCTCTGGTTTGATACATGAAG GTCACATTCCAGAGGAGCTTACAAAGCTAGTTAATCTTCAGTACATGGACCTTGCCTACAATAACCTAACAGGCAACATACCAAAATGGATTGGTAACTGCAAAGGGATGATACTAACGAGAGATAAGGGTTATGAATATTCTGCAATTCATTTTGCTTTATTTTATGAAGGATTACTTAGTCTTGATTTCACCTATACCGAGAATTCCGCGGTAGTCACAAAGGGTCAAGAGAGATTATATACAGGGGAAGTCGTATATATGGTGAACCTTGATTTATCCTGTAACAATCTTATTGGTGATATTCCCGAAGAAATCAGCGCTCTTGTCAAACTGAAGAACCTGAACTTGTCATGGAACACATTCAATGGAAAAATTCCAGAGAATATTGGCGTCTTGACGCAAGTGGAGTCACTCGACCTATCACACAATGAGTTGTCTGGTGAAATCCCTCCAAGCTTATTGGCTCTCACATCATTGAGTCGGTTGAACCTGTCCTACAACAACCTGAAAGGAGAGGTGCCATCAGGGAATCAACTGCAAACGCTTGAGGACCCTGAATATATTTATATTGGCAACCCGGGCCTCTGCGGTCCTTCTCTGCCACAGAAATGTTCACAGCTGGAGCCAATTCCAGCtactcaagaacaccatgaagattTGAACGACGTGGCATCGTTTTTCATCGCTATGGGTTCTGGACATGTAATGGGCGTCTGGGTAGTCTTCTGCACCTTCTTGTTCAAGAGGAAATGGAGAGTTAAGTGGTACTCCGTCTGCGACAAGTTTTATGACTGGGTCTATGTGCTGGTGGTCGTTACCTGGGCTTCCTGGACAAGAGAAACAATTGCAGAAGCTGAGAGTGGCAACTAG
- the LOC123123928 gene encoding receptor-like protein EIX2 codes for MDKLLLSHIHVAILAALLLLTHGKGFIESSSSSSSSCCHLNDTVTGCIAHERSALVGFKAGLLDPANLLSSWKGDDCCKWKGVYCSSRNNHVVKLDLPGHGCDHNDDTMTQVLGGNISSSLLGLQQLKYLNLSCNGFDGVQIPKFIGSLHKLRYIDLSMSMFTGRIPPQLGNLSSLRYLNLASNTYSNGITWLSRLTSLEHLDLTFVDLSTVVHWLPVMNMLPSLKVLYLRNCFLRTSSGLLQLSNLTSLERLDLSANNFRTYITPNWF; via the coding sequence ATGGACAAGCTTCTACTCTCCCACATTCACGTAGCGATATTAGCTGCCCTTCTCTTGCTCACCCATGGAAAGGGGTTTAtagaatcatcatcatcatcatcatcatcatgttgcCATCTAAACGATACAGTCACCGGCTGTATCGCCCACGAGAGATCCGCGCTTGTCGGCTTCAAAGCAGGCCTCTTGGACCCTGCGAACCTCCTTTCATCGTGGAAGGGTGATGACTGCTGCAAATGGAAGGGTGTCTACTGTAGCAGCAGAAACAACCACGTTGTCAAGCTCGATCTCCCGGGCCATGGTTGCGACCATAATGACGATACGATGACGCAAGTGCTGGGAGGCAACATCAGCTCCTCGTTGCTTGGTTTGCAACAACTAAAGTATCTCAACCTCAGCTGCAATGGGTTCGATGGGGTGCAAATACCAAAGTTCATAGGTTCTCTCCACAAGTTGAGATACATCGACCTATCTATGTCAATGTTCACGGGAAGGATACCACCGCAGCTGGGAAATCTCTCCAGCCTACGGTACTTAAATCTCGCTTCTAATACATACTCCAATGGTATCACCTGGCTGTCACGGTTAACTTCCCTTGAGCACCTAGACCTGACCTTTGTGGACCTCAGTACAGTTGTGCACTGGCTTCCGGTGATGAACATGCTTCCATCTCTGAAAGTTCTTTACCTCCGCAATTGTTTCCTTAGAACTAGCTCTGGATTACTTCAGCTTTCAAATCTGACATCTCTTGAAAGACTAGACCTTTCTGCCAATAACTTCCGTACATATATCACACCCAACTGGTTTTag
- the LOC123121241 gene encoding receptor-like protein EIX2, which yields MVYLENSSSVKEGSDKDFPIIQYADDTVLVMHASAAQLHQLKNLLMYFSTFTGLRVNYEKSAAVPKLGSGNTVRFWIDNWNQGILKDRFPRLFSFSRHEQISVQKIKGLEELRKIYSILQHGIPPQLGNLSNLQYLNLNPGFTNTGAYSTDITWLSQLSSLVHLDLSCTNLSTIVHWLPVVNMLPSLKVLCLSTCDLRSSSGPLQLTNLTSLETLDLSANYIHARITPNWFHGLTRLKYLDISRNGFYGPFPDEIGNMTSIVWLDLSQNSLVGMIPSNLKSLCSLEEFIVYGNNINGTITEFFQRLPSCSWDTLINLNLPFSNLTGSLPTKLEPLRNLIHLNLAGNNLTGVVPLWIGELTKLTKLNLSYNNLHGFIHEGHLSGLQSLEMLLFNNNSIALAMNSTWVPPSNLTDVGLWSCILGPNFPPWLRWPTRLDLLDISNAGISDTVPEWFWITASTLTSLNMRQNRIRGHLPSTMEFLRAITIDLSSNQFNGPIPKLPNNLTNLDLSRNNFVGPLPLDFGAPNLEALILFDNSISGTIPSSLCKIRSLCLLDISNNMLTGPFPNCSYDTSTPNNTSMNILNLSLRNNNLSGEFPSFLQYCKELVFLDLGQNHFFGTLPTWIWEKIPYLAFLRLRSNMFYGNIPEELTKLVNLQYLDLAYNNITGSIPKSIVNCKRMITRDDGGGGDFDDALNWQSTTALNALISYTENSTVVTKGQERLYTGEIIYMVNLDLSCNNLIGDIPEEISTLVGLKNLNLSWNSFSGNIPENIGALAQVESLDLSHNELSGEIPTSLSALTSLSRLNLSYNNLTGHVPSGDQLQTLEDPTSIYIGNPGLCGPPLLQKCSKTEPIPATREHHEDLNDEVSFFIAMGSGYVMGLWVVFCAFLFKRKWRVKWYSIWDRLCDWVYVQVAVTWASWTRKKTTEAENDR from the exons ATGGTGTACCTGGAAAACAGTTCCTCTGTAAAAGAGGGGTCAGACAAG GATTTTCCTATAATTCAGTATGCAGATGATACAGTCCTTGTCATGCATGCTAGTGCTGCTCAATTACACCAGCTCAAAAACTTGCTCATGTACTTCAGCACATTCACTGGCCTGAGGGTTAATTATGAAAAATCA GCTGCTGTCCCCAAGCTAGGATCTGGGAACACTGTTAGATTTTGGATTGACAACTGGAATCAGGGCATATTGAAAGACAGATTCCCACGGCTGTTCTCTTTCAGCAGACATGAGCAAATTTCAGTTCAGAAAATCAAAGGCTTGGAGGAG CTAAGAAAAATATACTCAATCTTGCAACATGGGATTCCACCGCAGCTCGGTAATCTCTCCAACTTACAATACTTAAATCTCAACCCTGGGTTTACTAACACGGGTGCATACTCCACGGATATCACCTGGTTGTCACAGTTATCTTCACTTGTGCACCTGGACCTGAGCTGCACGAACCTTAGTACAATTGTTCACTGGCTTCCGGTGGTGAACATGCTTCCATCTCTAAAAGTTCTATGTCTTAGCACTTGCGATCTTAGAAGTAGCTCGGGTCCACTTCAGCTTACAAATCTGACTTCTCTTGAAACACTTGACCTTTCTGCCAATTACATCCATGCACGTATCACACCCAACTGGTTTCATGGTTTGACTAGACTTAAATATCTAGATATCTCACGGAATGGTTTCTATGGCCCATTTCCGGACGAAATTGGTAATATGACTTCCATAGTATGGCTTGATTTATCACAAAATAGCCTTGTGGGCATGATACCATCAAACTTGAAGAGCCTGTGTAGCTTGGAAGAATTCATTGTATATGGAAACAACATCAATGGAACCATAACAGAATTCTTCCAACGCTTGCCTAGTTGTTCATGGGATACATTGATAAACTTGAATCTACCTTTCAGCAATTTGACAGGAAGCCTACCAACCAAACTAGAACCTTTAAGGAATCTGATCCACCTTAATCTAGCTGGTAACAATCTCACTGGTGTTGTGCCACTATGGATAGGTGAGCTCACAAAGCTAACTAAATTGAACCTGAGCTACAATAACCTACATGGTTTCATACATGAAGGTCACTTATCAGGTTTACAAAGCTTGGAGATGTTGTTATTCAATAATAACTCCATAGCCCTCGCGATGAATTCAACATGGGTTCCTCCTTCCAACCTAACAGATGTTGGACTTTGGTCATGCATTCTCGGGCCTAATTTTCCACCGTGGCTTAGATGGCCAACACGTCTAGACCTTCTTGACATCTCAAACGCAGGCATATCTGACACAGTGCCGGAATGGTTTTGGATAACGGCTTCCACGTTGACTTCTCTGAATATGCGACAGAATAGAATTAGAGGTCATTTGCCATCTACAATGGAATTTCTGAGAGCAATTACAATTGATCTCAGTTCTAACCAGTTCAATGGCCCAATACCTAAGCTTCCCAATAATTTGACTAACTTGGATCTTAGTAGAAATAATTTCGTCGGGCCACTACCATTAGACTTTGGAGCACCAAATCTAGAAGCACTTATTCTATTTGACAACTCCATCTCTGGCACCATTCCGTCTTCTTTGTGCAAAATTCGATCATTGTGTCTATTGGATATCTCCAATAATATGCTAACTGGACCATTTCCTAACTGCTCCTATGATACATCCACACCAAACAACACAAGCATGAATATTCTTAATCTAAGCTTGAGAAACAACAACCTCTCTGGTGAGTTTCCTTCCTTTCTCCAATACTGCAAGGAGCTCGTCTTTCTTGATCTTGGTCAGAACCATTTCTTTGGGACTTTGCCAACATGGATTTGGGAGAAGATTCCATATTTGGCGTTCTTACGGCTGCGTTCAAATATGTTTTATGGTAACATTCCAGAGGAGCTTACGAAGCTAGTGAATCTTCAGTATTTGGACCTTGCCTACAATAACATAACAGGAAGCATACCCAAATCTATTGTTAACTGCAAGAGGATGATAACAAGAGATGACGGCGGTGGTGGTGATTTCGATGATGCTTTAAATTGGCAATCAACAACTGCTCTTAATGCCTTGATCAGCTATACCGAGAATTCCACAGTTGTCACAAAGGGTCAAGAGAGATTATATACAGGAGAGATCATATATATGGTGAATCTTGATTTATCTTGTAATAATCTTATTGGAGATATTCCCGAAGAAATCAGCACTCTTGTCGGATTGAAGAATCTGAATTTATCATGGAACAGCTTTAGTGGAAACATTCCTGAGAATATTGGCGCCCTGGCACAGGTGGAGTCGCTGGACTTGTCACACAATGAGTTGTCTGGCGAAATCCCTACAAGCTTATCGGCTCTGACATCATTAAGTCGCTTGAACCTGTCCTATAACAATCTGACAGGACATGTACCATCAGGAGATCAACTGCAAACACTTGAGGATCCAACTAGTATTTATATTGGCAACCCAGGCCTATGCGGTCCTCCTCTCTTACAGAAATGCTCAAAAACCGAGCCAATCCCAGCTACTCGAGAACACCATGAAGATTTAAACGATGAGGTATCGTTTTTCATCGCTATGGGTTCTGGATATGTAATGGGTCTCTGGGTAGTCTTTTGCGCCTTCTTGTTCAAGAGGAAATGGCGAGTTAAGTGGTACTCCATCTGGGACAGGTTGTGTGATTGGGTCTATGTGCAAGTGGCCGTTACATGGGCTTCCTGGACTAGAAAAAAAACCACAGAAGCTGAGAACGATCGCTAG